The following are from one region of the Natronosporangium hydrolyticum genome:
- a CDS encoding N-acetylmuramoyl-L-alanine amidase: MRTIQRGDTGPAVTEIRQILAQLGLLPETPSANDEFDEVTVRAVRGFQQSRGLTADGRVTEETWQAMAAARWGLGARTLFPSISDPLVGEDVRALQERLLEMGYDVGRADSIYGVRTARSLAQFQREVGLAPDGSCGPQTLQALRRLGRKVVGGRPQVLRESERLRRAGPALLGKRVVVDPGHGGTDPGVLVQRAREQWREADLVWDLASRLEGRLTAAGVRVNLTRGPQLATFMPDRARAELANELGADLFISLHLDAHTNQAAGGVAAYHYGAQGGVTSTVGERLAGLVQREIVARTGLRDCHTHAKSWDLLRLTRMPAVRVDIGYLTSPLDRQQLTDARTRDIVADAILAAVQRMYYPSESDVATGTIDVRQLRQELAAGTASGTPAAATDSSS; this comes from the coding sequence ATGCGAACCATCCAACGCGGCGACACCGGGCCGGCGGTCACCGAGATCCGGCAAATCCTCGCCCAGCTGGGGCTCCTCCCCGAGACCCCGTCGGCGAACGACGAGTTCGACGAAGTGACCGTCCGGGCGGTGCGCGGCTTCCAACAGTCGCGTGGTCTCACCGCCGACGGTCGGGTCACCGAGGAGACCTGGCAGGCGATGGCCGCCGCCCGGTGGGGGCTCGGCGCCCGCACCCTCTTCCCCTCGATCAGCGATCCGCTCGTCGGCGAGGACGTCCGGGCGTTGCAGGAGCGACTGCTGGAGATGGGCTACGACGTCGGGCGCGCCGACAGCATCTACGGCGTGCGCACCGCCCGGTCGCTCGCCCAGTTCCAGCGCGAGGTGGGGCTGGCACCGGATGGTTCCTGCGGCCCGCAGACGCTGCAGGCGCTGCGGCGGCTCGGCCGCAAGGTGGTCGGCGGGCGGCCGCAGGTGCTGCGGGAGTCGGAGCGGCTGCGCCGGGCCGGCCCGGCCCTGCTCGGCAAGCGTGTGGTGGTCGACCCGGGCCACGGCGGCACCGATCCCGGCGTGCTGGTTCAGCGCGCCCGCGAGCAGTGGCGGGAGGCCGACCTGGTCTGGGATCTCGCCTCCCGGCTAGAGGGGCGGCTCACCGCCGCCGGGGTGCGGGTCAACCTCACCCGCGGCCCGCAGCTGGCTACCTTCATGCCGGACCGGGCCCGGGCCGAACTCGCCAACGAACTCGGCGCGGACCTGTTCATCTCGCTGCACCTGGACGCCCACACAAATCAGGCGGCCGGCGGCGTCGCCGCCTACCATTACGGCGCACAGGGTGGGGTCACCTCCACCGTCGGCGAGCGGCTCGCCGGCCTCGTACAACGGGAGATAGTCGCCCGGACCGGGCTGCGGGACTGCCACACCCACGCGAAGAGCTGGGATCTGCTCCGGTTGACCCGGATGCCGGCGGTACGGGTGGACATCGGTTACCTCACGTCACCGCTGGACCGTCAGCAGCTGACCGACGCCCGGACCCGGGACATCGTCGCCGACGCCATCCTCGCGGCCGTACAGCGGATGTATTACCCCTCCGAATCCGATGTGGCGACCGGCACCATCGATGTCCGGCAGCTTCGCCAGGAGCTGGCCGCCGGCACCGCCAGCGGCACCCCAGCCGCGGCCACCGACAGTTCATCCTGA